From a region of the Impatiens glandulifera chromosome 4, dImpGla2.1, whole genome shotgun sequence genome:
- the LOC124933985 gene encoding hexokinase-1-like has product MGKAVVCAVVVSAAVVCAATVLVMRHRMRSTGRWTKALTILKDLEEKCKTPIGKLRQVADAMTVEMHAGLASEGGSKLQMLISYVDNLPTGDEKGWFYALDLGGTNFRVLRVHLGGKLKGVIKQEFEEVSIPPHLMVGIADALFDFIADALLKFVATETESFHLPAGRQRELGFTFSFPVKQTSISSGTLIKWTKGFSIEDAIGQDVVAELTKALDRVGLDMRVSALVNDTIGTLAGGRYYHPDVIAAVILGTGTNAAYVERAQAIPKWHGLLSKSGEMVINMEWGNFRSSHLPLTDYDFALDNESLNPGEQIFEKIISGMYLGEILRRVLLRLAEEAVFFGDEVPPKLRTPFILRTPEMSAMHHDFSPDLKIVATKLKDIFEISNTSLKTRKIIIELCDTIAIRGARLAAAGIFGILKKLGRDTLKVGESQRSVVALDGGLFEHYGKFSLSMENTLKELLGDASETIVIEHANDGSGIGAALLAASHSQYLDSASP; this is encoded by the exons ATGGGTAAGGCAGTTGTGTGCGCTGTGGTCGTATCCGCGGCTGTTGTCTGTGCAGCGACGGTGCTAGTGATGCGGCACCGCATGCGGAGCACCGGTAGGTGGACCAAAGCGTTAACGATTTTGAAGGATCTAGAAGAGAAATGCAAGACTCCTATCGGGAAGCTAAGACAGGTTGCTGATGCTATGACGGTTGAGATGCACGCTGGTCTCGCATCTGAAGGCGGTAGCAAGTTACAGATGCTTATCAGCTACGTTGATAATCTACCCACAGG TGATGAGAAAGGTTGGTTTTATGCATTGGATCTTGGTGGTACAAACTTTCGAGTTTTACGTGTGCATTTGGGTGGGAAATTGAAGGGTGTTATTAAACAAGAATTTGAAGAAGTTTCAATTCCTCCACATCTGATGGTTGGCATTGCAGAT GCATTATTCGACTTCATAGCCGATGCGCTACTTAAATTTGTTGCTACAGAAACCGAAAGTTTCCATCTTCCTGCTGGTAGACAAAGGGAGCTAGGTTTTACCTTTTCATTCCCAGTTAAGCAGACTTCCATTTCTTCAGGGACTCTTATCAAATGGACCAAAGGTTTCTCAATAGAAGACGCG ATTGGCCAAGATGTTGTAGCTGAATTAACAAAAGCCTTGGACCGAGTTGGCCTTGATATGCGTGTGTCTGCCCTG GTGAATGATACGATCGGTACACTAGCAGGCGGAAGATACTACCACCCGGATGTCATAGCTGCTGTTATTTTGGGAACAGGAACAAATGCAGCCTATGTTGAGAGGGCTCAAGCAATTCCTAAATGGCATGGTTTGCTCTCTAAATCAGGAGAAATG GTTATTAACATGGAGTGGGGTAACTTCCGATCATCGCATCTTCCATTAACCGATTATGATTTTGCACTCGATAACGAGAGTTTGAATCCGGGTGAACAG ATTTTTGAGAAGATCATTTCTGGAATGTATTTGGGAGAAATACTTCGAAGAGTGCTCCTAAGGTTGGCTGAAGAAGCAGTTTTTTTTGGTGATGAAGTTCCTCCAAAATTGAGAACTCCATTTATCTTGAG AACTCCCGAAATGTCTGCAATGCATCATGACTTTTCTCCTGATCTTAAGATTGTCGCAACCAAGCTAAAGGATATCTTTGAg ATATCAAACACCTCACTAAAAACAAGGAAAATAATCATTGAGCTCTGCGACACCATCGCAATTCGTGGTGCCCGCCTCGCTGCAGCTGGAATCTTCGGGATCCTGAAGAAACTTGGGAGAGATACCCTGAAAGTTGGCGAAAGCCAGAGATCAGTTGTAGCCTTAGACGGGGGACTATTTGAACACTATGGGAAATTCAGTCTTTCGATGGAAAATACCCTAAAGGAATTGCTTGGAGACGCATCCGAAACCATAGTGATTGAGCATGCAAACGATGGTTCTGGTATTGGAGCTGCTCTGTTGGCTGCTTCTCATTCCCAGTACCTTGACTCTGCATCTCCTTGA
- the LOC124935448 gene encoding E3 ubiquitin-protein ligase RING1-like: MAATISDLIINIPAANALVYDFFDLDLAITMALESPNGQWIKQFQSPTATSAEETTLLVSQMPTLSADQLTATNSLCTVCLEGFEIADAKRFNCGHVYHADCITEWLLLHDSCPLCRCDISGGHLKNN; this comes from the coding sequence ATGGCAGCAACAATCTCTGATCTAATAATAAACATTCCTGCGGCGAATGCACTTGTCTACGATTTCTTCGACCTCGATTTAGCAATAACTATGGCGTTAGAAAGTCCAAACGGACAATGGATCAAACAATTCCAATCTCCCACCGCCACCTCCGCCGAAGAAACGACACTTTTAGTCTCTCAAATGCCGACTCTTTCCGCCGATCAATTAACCGCCACTAATTCTCTTTGTACCGTCTGTTTAGAAGGATTCGAAATCGCCGACGCCAAGCGATTCAATTGCGGCCACGTTTATCACGCCGATTGTATTACCGAATGGCTTTTATTGCACGATTCTTGTCCACTCTGTCGCTGCGATATCTCCGGCGGCCACCTCAAGAACaactag
- the LOC124933891 gene encoding NADP-dependent malic enzyme, which yields MENTLKEPVQDLDSSATVGGGVEDVYGEDRATEDQLVTPWTTSVASGYTLLRNPFHNKGLAFTEKERDAHYLRGLLPPVVITQELQEKKLMHNIRQYQVPLQKYMALTELQERNERLFYKLLIDNVEELLPIVYTPTVGEACQKFGSIFRRPQGVYISLKEKGKILEVLKNWPQRSIQVIVVTDGERILGLGDLGVQGMGIPVGKLALYTALGGVRPSECLPITIDVGTNNEKLLNDEFYIGLKQKRATGEEYHELLQEFMTAVKQNYGEKVLIQFEDFANHNAFDLLAKYRTTHLVFNDDIQGTASVVLAGLLASLKVFGGTLADHTFLFLGAGEAGTGIAELIALEISKKTKAPIEESRKKIWLVDSRGLIVSSRKESLQAFKKPWAHEHEPVKELVDAVKLIKPTVLIGTSGVGKTFKQEVVEAMAAINEKPLILALSNPTSQAECTAEEAYTWSEGRAIYASGSPFDSVEYNGKVYFPGQANNAYIFPGFGLGLVISGTIRVHDDMLLAASEALAGQVTEEHYSKGMIYPPFTNIRKISANIAAKVAEKAYELGLATRLPRPRDLVKYAESCMYTPIYRSYR from the exons ATGGAAAACACGTTGAAGGAACCAGTGCAAGACTTGGATTCATCAGCCACTGTAGGCGGAGGCGTTGAAGATGTCTATGGAGAAGATCGTGCTACTGAGGATCAGCTTGTCACTCCTTGGACTACCTCCGTTGCTAG TGGATATACATTGCTGAGGAATCCGTTTCATAATAAGGGACTTGCATTCACTGAGAAGGAAAGAGATGCTCATTACTTGCGTGGTCTTCTTCCTCCTGTTGTTATAACTCAAGAACTTCAG GAGAAAAAACTGATGCATAATATTCGTCAATATCAAGTTCCTCTTCAGAAGTACATGGCTCTCACTGAACTTCAG GAAAGGAATGAGAGGCTTTTTTACAAGCTTCTAATTGATAATGTTGAGGAACTTCTTCCAATTGTGTATACCCCAACTGTTGGTGAGGCATGCCAGAAATTCGGTTCAATCTTTAGGCGTCCACAGGGTGTTTATATCAGCTTAAAGGAAAA AGGTAAGATTCTTGAAGTCTTGAAGAATTGGCCTCAGAGAAGTATTCAAGTTATTGTGGTGACCGATGGAGAAAGAATTCTTGGACTTGGAGATCTCGGTGTGCAG GGCATGGGTATTCCTGTTGGAAAATTGGCTCTGTATACAGCACTTGGAGGAGTTAGGCCTTCAGAA TGCTTGCCTATAACAATTGATGTTGGAACAAATAACGAGAAGTTGTTGAATGATGAGTTCTACATTGGACTTAAACAAAAGAGAGCAACTGGGGAG GAATATCATGAACTCCTTCAAGAGTTTATGACGGCTGTCAAACAGAACTATGGTGAAAAAGTACTCATTCAG TTTGAGGATTTCGCAAATCACAACGCTTTTGATCTTCTAGCGAAATATCGAACTACTCATCTTGTCTTCAATGACGATATTCAG GGAACAGCATCTGTGGTTCTTGCAGGACTCCTTGCATCACTGAAAGTATTCGGAGGAACATTGGCTGACCACACATTTTTGTTCCTCGGTGCTGGAGAA GCTGGGACAGGCATAGCAGAGCTTATAGCCCTGGAAATATCAAAGAAG ACCAAAGCACCTATAGAAGAGTCCAGGAAAAAGATCTGGCTTGTGGATTCAAGG GGACTAATAGTTAGCTCGAGGAAGGAATCCCTTCAAGCGTTTAAGAAGCCATGGGCTCATGAACATGAGCCTGTTAAGGAACTTGTAGATGCTGTAAAG CTTATAAAGCCAACTGTTCTAATTGGAACATCTGGTGTTGGAAAGACGTTTAAACAAGAAGTGGTTGAAGCCATGGCTGCTATAAATGAG AAACCTCTCATTCTGGCCCTCTCTAATCCAACCTCACAAGCTGAGTGTACCGCTGAAGAAGCCTATACATGGAGTGAG GGTCGTGCAATATATGCTAGCGGAAGCCCTTTTGATTCTGTTGAATACAACGGGAAAGTTTACTTCCCTGGACAG GCAAACAATGCCTACATCTTCCCTGGATTTGGTCTAGGTTTGGTGATCTCTGGGACGATTCGTGTGCATGATGATATGCTTTTGGCAGCTT CTGAAGCTTTGGCTGGGCAAGTAACTGAAGAGCACTACAGTAAGGGAATGATATACCCTCCATTCACTAATATCAGGAAGATATCTGCAAATATCGCAGCTAAAGTTGCTGAAAAGGCATATGAACTAG GTCTAGCAACCCGTCTGCCTCGGCCTCGAGATCTAGTGAAATATGCAGAAAGCTGCATGTACACTCCCATCTACCGAAGCTACCGTTAA